In Gadus chalcogrammus isolate NIFS_2021 chromosome 23, NIFS_Gcha_1.0, whole genome shotgun sequence, a genomic segment contains:
- the rbbp8 gene encoding DNA endonuclease RBBP8 isoform X3 — protein sequence MSSSPGPSRTSPSCSGAALPCVLFEELWTRLRECHQNEIQGLEAKVGKLKRDRCLDAQRLEEFYSRNQQLKEQNKALIDTVSHHEERPRAEGCDRCANLQQSFTAKQTEFENLRQKNLYLIASLKSEKNSLRDENLRLITELEKLKASISDPQRSMSPDPEDGMIPDSPIMPSSLPMANKLKRRKKHCDTKMRFAGTPLPESHCLPLDDTGLAQGLLKASSRNHKKELVLVPETCEMDACQSTRDFDPNLEDVITETCAQDLPSWPMGYRPEEEAAIPQINLIPPSKCKLGTRPHSVSAPMLSTSVYLPKSTLGESPSLLSTSNRPSGDRLLSRPKRKKVDSYHEEAEEDAPLTPPQAASPGRPHITQPPQPPTKVLVRPARDPSSRAFQEASKDPDQDVTTRLASPDHAESKPTEEPLWSMDPALALSMYCTQSVAVAEEVQGTENESANQDETFVSHSLLQRQGHCSQDNNEDSDDDDEEALPSGRFQKANNSIDKMFDVTAFGEYNSDNSRSFDHSQPGHEEAEEGNARLQGIDNEDQKERNPTFAHIAVVRKKDERQKLKGSTCKECDIRRRDRRSCLPVHATASCISRRLPRRTSGRLAFRPHRPA from the exons ATGAGCAGCAGTCCTGGTCCCAGTAGGACCTCTCCCTCCTGCAGTGGGGCGGCCCTGCCGTGTGTTCTCTTTGAGGAGCTGTGGACACGCCTGAGGGAATGCCACCAGAATGAAATTCAAG GATTGGAGGCCAAAGTGGGCAAGCTGAAGAGGGACCGTTGTTT AGACGCACAGAGACTGGAGGAGTTTTACAGTCGCAACCAGCAGTTGAAGGAGCAGAACAAAGCCCTGATTGATACAGTCAGCCACCATGAGGAAAG GCCCAGGGCAGAAGGGTGTGACCGCTGTGCTAACCTACAACAGAGCTTCACAGCCAAACAGACGGAATTCGAAAACCTTCGTCAAAAGAATCTTTACCTTATCGCCTCCCTCA AAAGTGAAAAGAATAGTCTTCGGGATGAAAACCTGAGGCTTATCACAGAGTTGGAGAAACTGAAAGCCTCTAT TTCGGATCCCCAGCGGTCCATGTCGCCGGACCCAGAAGACGGCATGATCCCAGACTCTCCCATCATGCCAAGCTCACTGCCAATGGCCAACAAGCTGAAGAGAAGAAAGAAGCACTGTGACACCAAAATGCGCTTTGCAGGGACGCCCCTGCCCGAGTCTCACTGCTTGCCGTTAGATG ACACAGGGCTCGCTCAGGGCCTTCTGAAGGCATCCTCCAGGAACCACAAGAAGGAACTCGTACTCGTACCTGAAACGTGTGAGATGGACGCGTGTCAATCCACAC GAGACTTTGATCCCAACCTTGAAGACGTGATAACCGAAACCTGCGCACAGGATCTTCCCTCATGGCCGATGGGCTACAGA CCTGAAGAGGAAGCCGCTATTCCCCAAATCAACTTGATTCCTCCCTCAAAGTGCAAGCTTGGCACAAG GCCACACAGTGTCTCTGCGCCGATGTTGTCCACTTCTGTCTACCTCCCGAAATCCACCTTGGGAGAATCGccatccctcctctccaccagcAACAGGCCTTCTGGGGATCGCCTTCTTTCCAGACCCAAGCGCAAGAAAGTGGATTCCTACCatgaggaggcggaggaagatGCCCCATTAACCCCTCCTCAGGCCGCCTCTCCAGGCCGGCCACATATCACACAGCCACCCCAGCCACCCACCAAG GTCTTGGTGAGACCTGCAAGAGACCCCTCCAGCAGGGCTTTTCAAGAGGCCAGCAAAGATCCAGATCAAGATGTGACCACCAGATTAGCTTCCCCAGACCATG CTGAAAGTAAGCCCACAGAAGAGCCTTTGTGGAGCATGGACCCTGCGTTGGCTCTCTCCATGTATTGTACGCAGTCCGTGGCAGTTGCAGAG GAAGTGCAAGGAACTGAGAACGAATCTGCTAACCAAGACGAGACTTTCGTAAGTCACAGCCTTCTCCAACGTCAAGGACACTGTAGCCAAGACAACAACGAAGACTCTGATGATGACGACGAAGAAGCCCTTCCATCAG GGCGATTCCAGAAGGCTAACAACAGTATTGACAAAATGTTTGACGTCACCGCCTTTGGAGAATACAACTCTGATAACAGCAGAAGTTTTGACCACAGCCAGCCGGGTCATGAGGAAGCAGAGGAGGGAAATG CGCGCCTTCAAGGAATTGATAATGAAGATCAAAAAGAACG GAACCCAACGTTTGCTCACATAGCGGTAGTTCGCAAGAAGGACGAAAGGCAGAAGCTGAAGGGCAGCACATGCAAGGAGTGCGATATT aggaggagagacagaagaagCTGTCTGCCTGTTCACGCCACCGCTTCCTGTATATCCCGCCGTCTACCCCGGAGAACTTCTGGGAGGTTGGCTTTCCGTCCACACAGACCTGCATAG
- the rbbp8 gene encoding DNA endonuclease RBBP8 isoform X2: MSSSPGPSRTSPSCSGAALPCVLFEELWTRLRECHQNEIQGLEAKVGKLKRDRCLDAQRLEEFYSRNQQLKEQNKALIDTVSHHEERPRAEGCDRCANLQQSFTAKQTEFENLRQKNLYLIASLKSEKNSLRDENLRLITELEKLKASISDPQRSMSPDPEDGMIPDSPIMPSSLPMANKLKRRKKHCDTKMRFAGTPLPESHCLPLDGLAQGLLKASSRNHKKELVLVPETCEMDACQSTRDFDPNLEDVITETCAQDLPSWPMGYRPEEEAAIPQINLIPPSKCKLGTRPHSVSAPMLSTSVYLPKSTLGESPSLLSTSNRPSGDRLLSRPKRKKVDSYHEEAEEDAPLTPPQAASPGRPHITQPPQPPTKVLVRPARDPSSRAFQEASKDPDQDVTTRLASPDHAESKPTEEPLWSMDPALALSMYCTQSVAVAEEVQGTENESANQDETFVSHSLLQRQGHCSQDNNEDSDDDDEEALPSGRFQKANNSIDKMFDVTAFGEYNSDNSRSFDHSQPGHEEAEEGNARLQGIDNEDQKERNPTFAHIAVVRKKDERQKLKGSTCKECDIYYAHLPEEERQKKLSACSRHRFLYIPPSTPENFWEVGFPSTQTCIDRGYIKEEINPQARLRRRQPLTALFSPKRKEKDT; encoded by the exons ATGAGCAGCAGTCCTGGTCCCAGTAGGACCTCTCCCTCCTGCAGTGGGGCGGCCCTGCCGTGTGTTCTCTTTGAGGAGCTGTGGACACGCCTGAGGGAATGCCACCAGAATGAAATTCAAG GATTGGAGGCCAAAGTGGGCAAGCTGAAGAGGGACCGTTGTTT AGACGCACAGAGACTGGAGGAGTTTTACAGTCGCAACCAGCAGTTGAAGGAGCAGAACAAAGCCCTGATTGATACAGTCAGCCACCATGAGGAAAG GCCCAGGGCAGAAGGGTGTGACCGCTGTGCTAACCTACAACAGAGCTTCACAGCCAAACAGACGGAATTCGAAAACCTTCGTCAAAAGAATCTTTACCTTATCGCCTCCCTCA AAAGTGAAAAGAATAGTCTTCGGGATGAAAACCTGAGGCTTATCACAGAGTTGGAGAAACTGAAAGCCTCTAT TTCGGATCCCCAGCGGTCCATGTCGCCGGACCCAGAAGACGGCATGATCCCAGACTCTCCCATCATGCCAAGCTCACTGCCAATGGCCAACAAGCTGAAGAGAAGAAAGAAGCACTGTGACACCAAAATGCGCTTTGCAGGGACGCCCCTGCCCGAGTCTCACTGCTTGCCGTTAGATG GGCTCGCTCAGGGCCTTCTGAAGGCATCCTCCAGGAACCACAAGAAGGAACTCGTACTCGTACCTGAAACGTGTGAGATGGACGCGTGTCAATCCACAC GAGACTTTGATCCCAACCTTGAAGACGTGATAACCGAAACCTGCGCACAGGATCTTCCCTCATGGCCGATGGGCTACAGA CCTGAAGAGGAAGCCGCTATTCCCCAAATCAACTTGATTCCTCCCTCAAAGTGCAAGCTTGGCACAAG GCCACACAGTGTCTCTGCGCCGATGTTGTCCACTTCTGTCTACCTCCCGAAATCCACCTTGGGAGAATCGccatccctcctctccaccagcAACAGGCCTTCTGGGGATCGCCTTCTTTCCAGACCCAAGCGCAAGAAAGTGGATTCCTACCatgaggaggcggaggaagatGCCCCATTAACCCCTCCTCAGGCCGCCTCTCCAGGCCGGCCACATATCACACAGCCACCCCAGCCACCCACCAAG GTCTTGGTGAGACCTGCAAGAGACCCCTCCAGCAGGGCTTTTCAAGAGGCCAGCAAAGATCCAGATCAAGATGTGACCACCAGATTAGCTTCCCCAGACCATG CTGAAAGTAAGCCCACAGAAGAGCCTTTGTGGAGCATGGACCCTGCGTTGGCTCTCTCCATGTATTGTACGCAGTCCGTGGCAGTTGCAGAG GAAGTGCAAGGAACTGAGAACGAATCTGCTAACCAAGACGAGACTTTCGTAAGTCACAGCCTTCTCCAACGTCAAGGACACTGTAGCCAAGACAACAACGAAGACTCTGATGATGACGACGAAGAAGCCCTTCCATCAG GGCGATTCCAGAAGGCTAACAACAGTATTGACAAAATGTTTGACGTCACCGCCTTTGGAGAATACAACTCTGATAACAGCAGAAGTTTTGACCACAGCCAGCCGGGTCATGAGGAAGCAGAGGAGGGAAATG CGCGCCTTCAAGGAATTGATAATGAAGATCAAAAAGAACG GAACCCAACGTTTGCTCACATAGCGGTAGTTCGCAAGAAGGACGAAAGGCAGAAGCTGAAGGGCAGCACATGCAAGGAGTGCGATATT TATTATGCCCATCtcccagaggaggagagacagaagaagCTGTCTGCCTGTTCACGCCACCGCTTCCTGTATATCCCGCCGTCTACCCCGGAGAACTTCTGGGAGGTTGGCTTTCCGTCCACACAGACCTGCATAGACAGAG GTTATATAAAGGAAGAGATAAATCCAC
- the LOC130377604 gene encoding beta-1,4 N-acetylgalactosaminyltransferase 2-like, which yields MEGRPVHLQKVFADDVMPRVSLLVTKGVLCLGSPSDVPSVEGGKKWLNLETLSLEELNKLLADVTYTLPVYHIHTGDLVHFSFEHHEAVFPIAIRQPSVPVLFDMGTNVSDQVTVTTKTFMRYKELKVLIRSLRQFYKNVVLVVADDSFTPEKITEENVLQYVMPGGQGWFAGRTLAVSQVTTKYFLWVDDDFLFTEKTKIEDLVEVMEATPELDVVGGSVTGNQFYFSIAYEEGDGVTGGCMDRKPNIKFQSLPNYPQCSIVNGVVNFFLARTDAVNRVRFDPKLKRVAHSEFFMDGLGQLMVASCGHVSIGHQPSGANAQYGRFRHPGKDDMQFKLQLHYYKNHLQCIHYG from the exons ATGGAAGGCAGGCCTGTGCACCTTCAAAAggtgtttgcagatgatgtCATGCCCAGG GTATCACTACTGGTCACCAAGGGTGTCCTCTGTCTAGGGAGCCCAAGTGACGTACCGAGTGTGGAAG GTGGAAAGAAATGGCTGAACTTGGAGACGCTCAGCTTAGAGGAACTCAACAAACTACTGGCGGATGTCACCTACACCCTCCCTgtgtaccacatacacacaggagaCCTGG TTCACTTTTCGTTTGAGCATCATGAAGCTGTGTTCCCAATCGCTATTCGGCAACCATCCGTACCTGTGCTTTTCGACATGGGAACAA ACGTTAGCGACCAAGTGACAGTCACCACCAAGACCTTTATGCGCTACAAGGAGTTGAAGGTGCTCATAAGAAGCCTAAGACAATTCTACAAAAACGTGGTGCTTGTTGTGGCCGATGACAGCTTTACTCCAGAAAAGATCACAGAAGAAAATGTTCTGCAATATGTCATGCCTGGGGGACAG GGCTGGTTTGCTGGCAGGACCCTGGCTGTCTCTCAAGTCACCACCAAGTACTTTCTTTGGGTGGATGACGACTTTCTATTCACTGAGAAAACAAAGATAGAGGatctggtggaggtgatggaggcaaCACCAGAGTTGGATGTG GTTGGGGGTTCAGTTACTGGAAACCAGTTCTACTTCTCCATCGCCTATGAGGAAGGCGATGGAGTCACTGGAGGCTGTATGGACAGGAAGCCTAACATAAAGTTCCAATCACTACcaaattacccacaatgctccaTAGTCAATGGGGTGGTCAACTTCTTCCTGGCTCGTACCGATGCTGTAAATCGAGTGAGATTTGACCCCAAGCTGAAGAGAGTGGCACATTCAG AATTCTTCATGGATGGTCTGGGCCAATTGATGGTTGCTTCGTGTGGCCATGTTTCCATTGGCCATCAGCCGAGTGGGGCCAATGCTCAATATGGTCGGTTCAGACACCCCGGGAAGGATGATATGCAGTTTAAACTACAGCTGCACTACTACAAAAACCATCTACAATGTATCCACTACGGATAG
- the rbbp8 gene encoding DNA endonuclease RBBP8 isoform X1, producing the protein MSSSPGPSRTSPSCSGAALPCVLFEELWTRLRECHQNEIQGLEAKVGKLKRDRCLDAQRLEEFYSRNQQLKEQNKALIDTVSHHEERPRAEGCDRCANLQQSFTAKQTEFENLRQKNLYLIASLKSEKNSLRDENLRLITELEKLKASISDPQRSMSPDPEDGMIPDSPIMPSSLPMANKLKRRKKHCDTKMRFAGTPLPESHCLPLDDTGLAQGLLKASSRNHKKELVLVPETCEMDACQSTRDFDPNLEDVITETCAQDLPSWPMGYRPEEEAAIPQINLIPPSKCKLGTRPHSVSAPMLSTSVYLPKSTLGESPSLLSTSNRPSGDRLLSRPKRKKVDSYHEEAEEDAPLTPPQAASPGRPHITQPPQPPTKVLVRPARDPSSRAFQEASKDPDQDVTTRLASPDHAESKPTEEPLWSMDPALALSMYCTQSVAVAEEVQGTENESANQDETFVSHSLLQRQGHCSQDNNEDSDDDDEEALPSGRFQKANNSIDKMFDVTAFGEYNSDNSRSFDHSQPGHEEAEEGNARLQGIDNEDQKERNPTFAHIAVVRKKDERQKLKGSTCKECDIYYAHLPEEERQKKLSACSRHRFLYIPPSTPENFWEVGFPSTQTCIDRGYIKEEINPQARLRRRQPLTALFSPKRKEKDT; encoded by the exons ATGAGCAGCAGTCCTGGTCCCAGTAGGACCTCTCCCTCCTGCAGTGGGGCGGCCCTGCCGTGTGTTCTCTTTGAGGAGCTGTGGACACGCCTGAGGGAATGCCACCAGAATGAAATTCAAG GATTGGAGGCCAAAGTGGGCAAGCTGAAGAGGGACCGTTGTTT AGACGCACAGAGACTGGAGGAGTTTTACAGTCGCAACCAGCAGTTGAAGGAGCAGAACAAAGCCCTGATTGATACAGTCAGCCACCATGAGGAAAG GCCCAGGGCAGAAGGGTGTGACCGCTGTGCTAACCTACAACAGAGCTTCACAGCCAAACAGACGGAATTCGAAAACCTTCGTCAAAAGAATCTTTACCTTATCGCCTCCCTCA AAAGTGAAAAGAATAGTCTTCGGGATGAAAACCTGAGGCTTATCACAGAGTTGGAGAAACTGAAAGCCTCTAT TTCGGATCCCCAGCGGTCCATGTCGCCGGACCCAGAAGACGGCATGATCCCAGACTCTCCCATCATGCCAAGCTCACTGCCAATGGCCAACAAGCTGAAGAGAAGAAAGAAGCACTGTGACACCAAAATGCGCTTTGCAGGGACGCCCCTGCCCGAGTCTCACTGCTTGCCGTTAGATG ACACAGGGCTCGCTCAGGGCCTTCTGAAGGCATCCTCCAGGAACCACAAGAAGGAACTCGTACTCGTACCTGAAACGTGTGAGATGGACGCGTGTCAATCCACAC GAGACTTTGATCCCAACCTTGAAGACGTGATAACCGAAACCTGCGCACAGGATCTTCCCTCATGGCCGATGGGCTACAGA CCTGAAGAGGAAGCCGCTATTCCCCAAATCAACTTGATTCCTCCCTCAAAGTGCAAGCTTGGCACAAG GCCACACAGTGTCTCTGCGCCGATGTTGTCCACTTCTGTCTACCTCCCGAAATCCACCTTGGGAGAATCGccatccctcctctccaccagcAACAGGCCTTCTGGGGATCGCCTTCTTTCCAGACCCAAGCGCAAGAAAGTGGATTCCTACCatgaggaggcggaggaagatGCCCCATTAACCCCTCCTCAGGCCGCCTCTCCAGGCCGGCCACATATCACACAGCCACCCCAGCCACCCACCAAG GTCTTGGTGAGACCTGCAAGAGACCCCTCCAGCAGGGCTTTTCAAGAGGCCAGCAAAGATCCAGATCAAGATGTGACCACCAGATTAGCTTCCCCAGACCATG CTGAAAGTAAGCCCACAGAAGAGCCTTTGTGGAGCATGGACCCTGCGTTGGCTCTCTCCATGTATTGTACGCAGTCCGTGGCAGTTGCAGAG GAAGTGCAAGGAACTGAGAACGAATCTGCTAACCAAGACGAGACTTTCGTAAGTCACAGCCTTCTCCAACGTCAAGGACACTGTAGCCAAGACAACAACGAAGACTCTGATGATGACGACGAAGAAGCCCTTCCATCAG GGCGATTCCAGAAGGCTAACAACAGTATTGACAAAATGTTTGACGTCACCGCCTTTGGAGAATACAACTCTGATAACAGCAGAAGTTTTGACCACAGCCAGCCGGGTCATGAGGAAGCAGAGGAGGGAAATG CGCGCCTTCAAGGAATTGATAATGAAGATCAAAAAGAACG GAACCCAACGTTTGCTCACATAGCGGTAGTTCGCAAGAAGGACGAAAGGCAGAAGCTGAAGGGCAGCACATGCAAGGAGTGCGATATT TATTATGCCCATCtcccagaggaggagagacagaagaagCTGTCTGCCTGTTCACGCCACCGCTTCCTGTATATCCCGCCGTCTACCCCGGAGAACTTCTGGGAGGTTGGCTTTCCGTCCACACAGACCTGCATAGACAGAG GTTATATAAAGGAAGAGATAAATCCAC